CACTGGTCTCTGAATGGGCTGCTCTGGATTTCAAATTCAAGGGGTGATGCAAGATCGAAGAGCAGGGGAAGCCTTGGGAACAGAGGCCATTGGCAAGTGGCACACTTAGAGACCGAGCCTCACCACGAGCTTTGGAGAGCTGTCAGCCCAGGAGCCTGAGCTCATGAGAGAAAGCACCTGCATGTCTCCTGTGGAGCACAGAGGTGCGCAGAGTCCTGGAGGGAAGGCCGTGTGCAGGTGCTGGGTTCCCAGCATCTGTTCAACTCTGGGCAGGGTCAGAGACGTTCCTGAAGACACAGTCTTCCAGGAGACAAAGAGCAGGAAGTACCTTCAGAAACCCCATCAGCAATGTTCCTGTCATATAAAGAGGACGTTACCCAACCAAGCTCTGTGGCTGTGGCCATCTTGGTGGACAGGTGCGGCGATAAAGCTGTATTCTGTCCCCTACAGCAGATCCGGAGAGTCTGGCTAAAACAGTCTGCGTGGTAAGATGGTGGACTCCTGACCTGGCTCTGCCATCTGCTACCTGTGTGAACTTTGGGAAATTATGTAGTCTCTTGGACCTCGGTtgccccatctataaaatggggataattagaGCATTCCGTCATgcagttgttgtgaggattcattGAGTTAACAGATGCAAAGCACTTAGAACCGTGTGTGGCTCACACAAAGCGTTGGCTGTTCCTAATAGGATCAGCACACACTGTCCACACACAACAAAACAAGTTCGTGTGGCCCACTCACAACACAATGGCAGCTGCCTCAACAACACGTTCACACCAAGCAAACTACCTGCTTACACCATTCCAGGTATGGCTTGCTGGAACCCAGAATAAGAGTTTTCAGTGTTTTgcttacatatatgtatttactatacaaTTGAATGGCATCACATTTTTAATAAAGTGGAAAGCTACTCAAGGCATGAGATTAAGTGAAAAAGGAAGGATACATATAGTCTCACCCCTACTATAGTATAGATAATATAGTCTCACCcctactatattttttaaaagtagtacaaagagagagaaggaagagaaagtgagagagctTAACTGAGCTTAAATGTTAACAAGAATTATTTTCTGagaagataatttttattatttttcacagtttcCAAATAAAATTACCTGTGTTCCTTTTGTAatccaataaaaattataatgaaacaaaaagctttaaaaagcctcaagaatcaaaaccacaatgagacaggacctcacactcattaggatgggtactgtcaaaaagagaaaatagcaagtgtcggcaaggatgtggagaaactagaatgaactgttggtgggaacataaaatggtGCTGCTGacgtggaaaacagtatgatgattcttcaaaaaattaaaaattaccatgtgatccagcaatcccactgctggatatatacccaaaagaattgaaggcAGTCCTTGAAGAGACATTTGTATGCCCATgtgcacagcagcattattcacaatagccaaagcaTAGAAGCAAGCCAGTGTCTGTTCTTGgatgaatgagtaaacaaaatGCGGCATAGCCATGCAATGgagtattactcagccttaaaaaagaaggaaatcctggcggggcacagtggctcacgcctataatcccgacactttgggagaccgaggtgggtggatcatttgaggtcaggagtttgagaccagcctggccaacatggtgaaaccccgcctctactaaaaatacaaaaattagctgggattggtggcgggtgcctataatcccagctactcgtgtggctgaggcgagagaatcgcttgaacccagaaggcagaggttgcagtgagccgagatcatgccactgcactccagcctgggcaacagagcgagactctgtcaaaaaaaaaaaaaaaaaaaggaaatcctgtcccATGCTTCCATGTGGACGAACCTTGAGGACATGATGCTAGTGAAATCAGCCATCCCCaaaaggcaaatactgtatgattccacttatatgagatatagTAGTCAAAACCATAGAGAGAGTAAGTAGCAGGGTGGCTGcaaggggcaggggagagggggaccggggagttattgcttaatgggcacagtttcagttttgcagcATGGTGAAAGCTCTCCACTATCTCTCCCTGACAGCGAGCCCCAGTGGTCCTTCTGGTGTACTGATGTATGAAAAGAACAGCAGGGGCCCCCTCCACACACAGCAGGTTGTACCACATACATCCGTCCCCTTCTACTCACCCAACCTCAGAGATTGATTTGCTGTTCTTCACAGCCAGGGCGAGATACTTCCCTCCTTCACtcgttattttgttttttcccagTCTGCAGAGAGAGTCACACACAGTCAGCCTCCAGCTATGCAGGGGCTCCAATGTGGGTCACCCTCCTCCCCAGCACAGAGCCCCTTCCAGTCCCATCTTGGGAACCGTACACTTTCTTCTGGGATCCACAAGAGCCATGGCCTGGGCCTCCTGTCAGGGAGGGACCTGAAGCCCTGGGGACAGTCAGTCAGGGTTCCTCTCCAGGAGATGGTCCACAGTCTCTGCAGAAGCTCAGGGACCTGAGCCCTCCCTGAGGTCCTCTAAGTGACCTCAGCAGCATCACTGACTTCCGTCGGGAGACCTGGGAGGTCCCACTTTGACTGCCAAGGGTCAAGGTATGTGGCCACTGTCAGGGCAGGACCAGAGGCTCCAAGCCTGGCGCACTGTCACCCCCTGCGCAGGGCACACCTACAGCAGGGCAAGGGCCCAAGCTCTTCCTTGCAACCAGACAGGAAACTCCCTTGGGGCAAAAAGACCACCAGAAAGGGTGAGAGTTAGTCTTTTCTTCGGGCTAGTAGTTAATGAAATCAAAATGCCAACCTTTCCCCCTACCAATAACAGGAGGCCCTTCCAGAATCCAAGCCTCACAGATCACACAGAGGTATCTTTACTTGACCAACATGGCCCTGGGACAAGTGGAAGGCTTTAGGATGAAAGCTCTTTACTGTGACATTTAATCTTTGAACAACAGAAGGGGGTGATCAAGAGAATATACTAAGGAACCTGGTGCCTACCCCACTTACTTAAGATGCGTGAGGCCTTTGCATTCATCCAGGATTTTGGTGACGTACCTGGCTCCGACATCGGTGATCTGGTTGTTGTATAAACTTCAAGAGAAAGCACAGCCATGAGACTTTCTGGCTCCTGATGTCATTTTAATAGCCCCTGTTTTTTGAAGCATATAGTGTCTACTGATTTCCAAAGTCTGGGTTGAAAGGGGAACACACAGGCACCAGAGTTTAGGGCTCTGAGGTCTCACAGCTCAGGTTCAAAACCAGCTCCACTACTTTCCCCAGCTTTATGGCCTGAGACAAGTCAccttacctctctgtgcctcagtttctccatctgtaataCAGAGGTAATGATGATAGCCCCCTTGCAGGGTGGTTATGAGGATCTTAGGACATAACACAAAGCCCTGGTGCATGAGTGCTCGGTGACTGGCAGGTGATGGGTATTTACAACTAAGATTACATTCAGCATCTTGAGAAGAAAAGATTCTGAATATTGAAACTTCTCGATGTCTACCTTTCAGCCATCTCACTGCTCAATGCCAATTCAATAGTACAGCAGATGGAAGTTGAAAGGCAGCTAAGCTCAGGCTTCCAGGGTTCCACAGCCACACAGAGCCCTGGAGCCGAGTGTGGCCCAGGGTCATTTGCGTCCATGTCCTCATTAACATCGAAGGCCACTGAGGCCCCAAGAAACTGAACAACTGCTCCAGCTTGCAGAGCCACCAGTGGTGTGGGGCTGGCCCGCAATCCCTTCTCTCAGACTCCAAAACCTCAAAGGCTCTGAATGCCCAAAGTTTCTCACAATTCTTTTGGCAACTGATGTGGAGCTACTTATAGTCTTTCTTACCACACTTGGTTTGACTGTTTCATACATTCTGCGGGAGAAATATGAAAGTGTTTGAAAATGGGGCACTGCCTTAGACCCCTGCGGCCACGTCATGCCATAGCATGCACTCAGAATCCCCATTCGGGTCTTGCCCCAAAGGCTCTGGATGAGGGATTATGGACCCAAAATAGTCCAGACTAATATGTAAACGGGATTctagcatttattaaatatatccCCTTATATTCTCGTTGCATCCCCCAATAACCAGTTGTAAGCCTACTTGCCTATACTGGGATCCcagttttacaggtgaggaggctgaggctcagcaAGACTTCATGACTGGCCGAGCCACAAAGAGAACCCAGGACTCTCAACTCCTGGGCCAGTGTTCTTCCCAGCCCTGGGCCATCCGTGCCGATCATCCAGGGACCTACAGGAATGTGAATTCCCTGCAGCTCTGTATTATTACTAGGTAGTTGGCCCAGTATTCTGGAGAAAGACATACCCCAAATAGGTCACAATTTTGTATTTGGTCAGCTCTTCACTTAGCACCTTTACCCCACCGTCAGTGATCTGGTTTACGCTGAGTCTgaaataaaacagcaaaaaaattaCGAGTCAGGGCAGGCACTCATTATGAAGGACCATTAATCTTACAAAGATCCAGAAGCCTTCAGGCCCTGGAGTTTTCTCAGGTATAGACGCCCCTGGAGAATGGCCGCAGCAATCAGCCAAATAAATAGCCCCTTAcaaagcctggccaacgtggggccGCCAGACCCATCCTGCACCAGCCCATGAGCGAGGCTGCAGCACAGCCCCTGGCTCCTCACACGACCATGAAGGACACAGGGAGGACGTGTGAGGCCTGCCACCTCTGACATCCACCCTTTGCGTGTGACCTATGTGTCAGCCAGACCCTGTACCTGGTTCTTGTATGGTGGAGGGCATGGGTTTGGAAACGTCAGGGGCTGCTTTTAGTGGTTGTGACTGGAGGAGGGAGTGCCCCGTCATCTTGCAGGCAGGGCCAATGATGTTAGGTGTCCTGCAAAATGCTGGACAGGTCTCACAAGAACTGTTATACCCAAAATGCCAACAGCTTCCCCCATCCAGAAACACATGGGCTAACCCTGATTTGTCACTGGAAAAGGCTGTGAGTCCCACTGTCAAAGGAGACTGCTCATGTCATTCTGTAAAGTGTCagacagcaaatattttaggctctgtgAGCCACGTGGtctctgtcacagctactcagctGTGTAGTGTGAAGCAGccagtaagtaaataaatgggtacggctgtgttccaataaaactttacttagaAACACAAGCCTTGGGCCCAATTAGACCCACAAGCTGACCTTGATAACAAGTAAAAGGCTGAACAATTAAAAGCTTGATTTTTAGGCCACATCAAAATGATCAAGTCAGACACTCTGGACCCTTCCCCTCAAGAGTCCCCAGCTTGGTGCTGGGAAATAGCGTGTATGTACATGGCACGGCCAGCCCAAGAAGCACAGGCTACTAGACATTCCCAATATCTATACTTTCTTAGCAATAGATTCCCCCATCTTTTAGCTGGGCCCATCTCATTAAGTTCTGCCCACACCATTAAGTTCTGAAATCTAAGCAGCAATATAATTAGTAATAGCCAGAAGTGTTCTTAAAAGATTGAGGCATGCCCTCCATCTTTGCCCTTCCTTCTTACTGATAGCTAGAGTGTCTACTAGATGGCTGGAGTTTGAGCAGCCCTCTTGGGCCAAGATGGGAAAGCCGGGTAGTGAGGTTAGCAGAACAGGAAGGCAGAAGAGAGCCTGGGCTCCGGAGGGTCATGGAGACTCCATACCAGTCCTGAACTACCTATCTCTAGACTTTTACATGAGAGAAATAAGCTTGTAACTCACCAATATTTGGGGTTTTCTCTCTCAGCTAAAACTAATCCTAACTGATGCAGCCAGAGAACTGAGTGTGCTTCCCGTGGTTACCCATATCCTCTGCTTTCCTACAAGCTGTTTTTTCTTGCACTGGTGTTTAGGAGAGCTTCACCTGGGGACAGCAGGAAGGGCAGGGCCACCACACTGGTGTGGAGTTTCCCATTGAAAAGATGGACAGAGGGGTCGGGTACGGCggctcgtgcctgtaaccccaacattctggagggccgaggtgggcggatcacctgaggtcaggagttcaagaccagcctggccaacatggggaaaccccgtcctattaaaaatacaaaaaacttagccggacatggtggcgtgtgcctgtaatcccagctactcaggaggctgaggcaagagaatcgcttgaacccaggaggcggaggttgcagtgagctgagatcatgccactgcactccagcctgggcaacagagcgggactccatttgggggagaaaaaaaaaagatggacagaGGGTGGCACTGAGTGTGAGACTGCCTGGGGCTACAGAGGGAGAGTCACTGGCTGAGAGTACAGAGAACAGACTCCAGGTTTTCCAATTCCCAGGCTAGGGCAGCCTTCGGCCCCCTGCACCCCATGTCCCCATGCAATTATTTATACTCTGACACTGGTGTGACAGGCACTGGGAGTCAGTTCCAAATCCCTACTGCTTTTTAGAAATGCGTGAGTCAAGTAATGGCAAATTTAACCCCCTGTAGAGATTTACAAGGTTTATTTTACATAGGAAATGCTAATAGAAGAAAACAGACTGGCCTCTGTTTCCCGTAAACTATGGAACAGGAAAACAACCACGAGTCAGCATTTTAACTGAGGTCTCTAGCAGTGTGAAGGGCTGCTAGCTTTGATCACAGAAAGTCACCAGTGCCAACTGGCACAAGGTCTGCTTTCTCTGCAGTAATAAAAGCTCCCATATTCCAGAAACTTTTTGAGGGCTATCTCGGAGCCTTACATTAATCTTAAAAGGAAGGTTctttatgcattctggcactgctATGTCTGAGCTGTGTGACCTAAAGCAAGctattaacttctctgtgcctccacTTCCTTATCTGCCAAAATAGAGACAATAACAGTACCTAAGTTATAGGGTTGTAAAGAACATTCCATTAGGTAATATTTGTAATGCACTTCACCCATTCTCAATTAACATTGGTCCTTGTGGCCATAATTGATAGGATTATGAGCATCTTCTTTTTCCAGATGAGGGCGTGGAGGCTCTGAGAGTTAAGCACTTTGTTCAAGGGCACCCAGCTGTGGCTGATCCAGGTCCACCTGCCTCGAAGCTTTGCACCTTGCCCTCTGCCCTGCTAAGAAAGAAAAGGTCTGGACATTCCAAGGGCCATGGTCATGAGTCCTGGGGGATCCTGGTCCATGATGACAATCCTGATGCCCTCCGAGCCTGGCCCGCCCGGCCCACCTGTTGCTCCCCTTGCCTGGCAGCCTCACCTGAGAACAGTGAGGCGGCTGAAGCAGGGCTGCAGCTCCCGCACGCCGTAGTCGTTGAGATTGTTGTTGTCTAGGTCTAGGGCCAGCCGCTTGGGGAAGTGATGCAGGACGAAGGAGAGGGCGCTGCAGTCGGCCGAGCAGGCGTTGCAGTAGGTCAGCTTGAGGTAGTTGGCGCAGATGCCCCTGGCCGCCAGCTGCCCCACCTTCTGGCTCTGTGTCTCGTAGATGCAGCGCAGCATCCAGATGAACGTGGGCATGGCCTGCACCTGGTTGAAGCTTTCGACCTGAACGCGGGGCAGGCTCTTCAGGTAGCCCCGCAGGCTGGAAAACAGGTGTGCCCACAGGGCCTTGCGCTTCCTCCTCAGGGCCGCCGCGGGCACCAGGTGCCGCAGGAGTTTCTGTTTGGCTTTGGACAACAGCCCGCACAGGAAGAGGTTGGTGAACTGGAAGTGATCCTTGTTCTTGAAGAGGTCTTCCCGCGCCGGACCACTGCCCTGCAGGCACTGGAACGGGAGGAAGGGAGGATAGCAGGACGTGGTCGCTGCCCCCGCAGGGGGCATCCATTCCTGGAAGAACCTGAGCAGCTCCTGAGTGCCCACCCTGTCGTCCAGCACGAGGAAGAAGGCTGTAAAGAAGGCCTGGAGGGTGAGGTGGAAAAACTCATAGGACTGCTGGTCACCCCCGGGGCCCAGCTCTGGCAAAGCCCGCAGGAAGCCCAGCTGCATGTCTCTCTCCTGCAGCCCGGAGGCCTGCACCTCCTCCTGGGTGAAGACAAAGAGGCTCTTCTCCATGCCCCGGTGGGCCACCTGCCCCAGCGAGCACAGAGTGTCCCGGCCGGCGTGGAGGGTCTCcactgggctgcgtgtgttccgcTGCACCAGGCTGCTGGGCTGCATCCTGTTCAGATGGACCTCGGTGACCAGGAGGAAGACATCTGTCAGGGTCATCGTGCAGTCGGGCAGCTGTGGTGAGCCTTCAAAGGCAGCACGGAAGTGCTGGAAGCACCGGAAGATGATCCAGCAGAAGAGGGGCACAGAGCACAGGCTGCAGAGGTTGGGGTTGGCCTCCAGCTGGCTCAGCAGGCGGTCCTGCAGGGCCCGCTCGGGGAACATCCTCCTGGCATAGGCGCGCAGGTGGCTGGGGGAGAAGCCCCGGAGAAGCACCTTCTTCCGCAGGAACTGGCGCGGGACCTCGATGCCTGTGCGGGCCGTGAGCAGCTTGCTAGCCCCCTTGAGCAGCTTCCCACTGAGCAGGTTGGCCAGCAAGACCAGGGGGTGGGCAGGCTCCCAGGGGCAGGAGCTGTCAGGCACACGGCTCAGGTCCAAGTCCGAGTGCAGCTCGTCCAGGCCATCGAAGGTGAAGAGGGCCACATGGGGGAAGCGCAGCAGGAAGGCAAACACCTCCTCGGGGTCCCGCTCTGGGTAGCAGTAGTGCTTGAAGAGCAGGTCCTGTAGACACAGCCTGTCACTTTCCTTGAAGCAGCTGAACATGCGGCAGCGAAAGTGGAAGAAGAATTTGACCCCTGTGTCTAGCCGGCCCGTGGCCCAGAGGCTCTGCAGCCGCTGCAGCAGCATGGACTTGCCCACCCCAGCATCACCCAGGATGAAGATGGTCTCACCCTGCTCATTGAGGATGCCGGTGGTGTGGTCCAGGAGGCAGGCCAGGCTGTTCAGGCTGCCCAGGCTCTCATTGCTGAAGCCAACCAGCTCCATGATGGTGTCCATGTAGATCTCCTCCAGCAGCAGCTCCTCCTTCTGGGCATAGCACAGCACGAACTTGGAGTCACGGCCCAGATGGTGTCGCAGCTGCTGGGTATACCTGCTCACTGGAGGGAGGGGTGGCAGGGCACAGCAGCAGGGTGAGGAGAGAGGCAGAAACAGCATCAAACAGGGAGGTCTCAAAGAGGAGAGGCAAGTGCATAAACAAAATTCACAACCTGGGCCCTGAGGCCAGCGCAGCCACTCCTCAGATGCAGGACCTGGGGAGCGTCACAGAGCCAGCATTCCTGACCCTGAGGGCCCCAGGCTTTGATCTCTCTGCTTGACCTCAGATTTGCCAGAGAGAAGGTGACAAACTTTAGCTGGGATCAGTGTCTGAGACAGGCCACCCTTATTCCTCCACAGTGTCATCACTGAACTGCAGCTAAACACTGAAGCCCCTTGCACTCGAGGGCCAGACCAGATGGCCACGCTGGCCCTCCTCCACCAACActgcttttttgttgttagagatagggtcctgctctgtcactcaggctaagGTGCAGTGACCCAATcatgcagtctcaaactcccaggctcaagcaatcctcccacctcagcctcccaagtagttgggacacaggcatatgccaccaagcccaactaatttttgtgtttttttgtagagatggggtctcgccatgttgcccaggctggtctcaaactcctgggttcaagcgatctgcccacctcggcctcccaaagtgttagggaGTGTTATATATTCGTCAATAATTTTTAGTAAGTTTACAAAGTTGTGCAAACCTCACCACAGTCCAGGTCTAGAACATCTCTACCATCTTCCCAGAGTTTTCTGGAGCCTATTTGTAGCCAATCCCTGGGCCGTAGGCAACTACTGATTTGCTTTGTCTATAGATTtaccttttctggacatttcatataaacagaatcatacaatatgtagtcttttgtgtgAGACTGCTTGTAGAGTGAATTACACTGCAAAAGCTAGTAAAGTAGCTGGCTAACGGAACCAACAGAGAAGTCTTTTGAAAGAATGATTCCTCATGGgaatacttgctttttttttcatggGGGAAGGAAACAAGGGGAGACAGGAAGGAGCAGACAGAATCAGAAGCTAGCAGTggctggcaggcacctgcagggGCTGTGGAAGCTGGAGCCTAGCACTGACACTCTGCCGGCTGGCCTTGTTTCCCCTAAGCACACACCTGTCTTGTGCTTCTGTTTCCAACAACATATTGGATTCTTTAAAAGGCAGGATTTAGGTCCTTGGTGCTGGTATGTTACCAACAGCTGTCTCAAAGTGGAGAGTTCAAAAGCAGGGAAAGAAGACTCCTGCCCCCAGAGCAGATCCTGGCCTTAATGATATGTTCTCACATGCCTTGGACTGCCGCTGTCCTGACACATTTTTGAGATTGCTGACTGGTGGTCTCTTCCAGCAGACTtgaagctccctgagggcaggaaccCTATCTGTGTCTGCTCACCGCTGTCTCCCTGACATCCAGCACAGTGTAGGGTCTTGGCATGTGGTGGATACAGCAAAAAATACTTATTGAACTAATCAGTTAACTGATGGGGTCTTCCATTAGTTTGGAAATAAGGACTGGCACTCAACGGTGACAGAATACTTTGCCTAGAATCAAACCTGGcaaggctttttaatttttttctttccttttttagagacagggtctcactctgtcacccaggctggagtgtaggggcacaatcatagctcgctgcagccttagactctggggctcaagcagtcctcttgcctcagcctcccaagtagctggaactacaggtgtgtgctaccatgtccagctaaagatttttttaaaagaaaaaaaaatacaaccttGAATTTGTGCAACCATTAAAATGTCTACATATGTCAGAATAGGAAGAAAGCAAGGGGTCAGAACAGAGGCCATTCCCACACTTCCAAAGGCCCCTCTATAAACCAGACCATCGAGGTGTGGGCAGTTCAATCACAGCCACCTGGGCTGCACTTGGGAGACAGGATTCAGCTGTTCCTTTCTAAAATCAAAATAGCACCTGGGCCTGCTTCCTGAGGTGGCACTCAGGGCTGGCCCAGCCATTACCAAACCCCCCAGGGCCCTACTTGCACTGGTGCCTGCGGTCTTGCTGAGGCTGACTCCTACCTGGGTCAGTGTTGACCACGACTTTGCTCTGAGTGAGCAGGGAAGGGGAGAAGCCGATCTCCAGCAGCCAAGGCCTGAGGTCCACGTAGGCATCTGCAAGTTGCTGGAGCAAGTAGAGGAAGAACTCGGACACCTCCTCGCCCTTGCTCTGTACCAGGTCCAGAATTTTGCGGACCTGGAGGTGACGCAAGCATGAGGGCACGGGCTGGCATGAGGGGCATCCTCCTACCATAAGGACCCTCAGGCAGGCTCAGGGCAGGGGTCTGAGTTCTTAGTACAGCCGGTAGCTATGCCATCCCCCCAGCTGCTGTGACAGTCAACATATTGGAGCCTGAAAATCTGTGAAATGACCTCCTGAGCAAGAAATAAAACCACCCAGCTCTAAGAAACCAGGAGGCTTCCATGagcctaaaaataaaaaggacaaataGCCATGGAattctctacttcttttttttttctttttctttttcttttttgagacagagtcttgctctgtcacccaggctggagggctggagtgcaatggcacaatcttggctcactgcaacctccacctcccaggttcaaggaattctctttcctcagcctcccaagtggctgggattacaggcacccaccaccatgcccgactaatttttgtatttttattagagacggagtttccccatgttggccaggctggtctcaaactcctgaccttaggtgatctgcctgcctcggcctcccaaagtgctgggattacaggcgtgagccacggtgcccagccttcTCCTTGTCCCTCTTAACCTGACACAACTGCTGTGCAGGAATGAGAGTGGAGAGGTGGGAACCACCTCTTGGGCATAATGAGGTGGGCACCCGGGCCACACAGTAGGAGGGCGACAGGCCATATATTAAAAacggttttttttcttgttaaaaatgcaggaaAACAAATCAAGAGAAGAGAACAAAGCACACGAGTGTGCTACTGCTTCCCCCAGAAACTGTCCTGGTCTCTTCTGAGTCCCAGCGGGGTCATGTCATAAATGAGTTGTGTCATTCCTCTAACCAAGAAGGAATTTGtggtctccattttatttttcaggagaTAACACAAAGCTTAAGTGGAAGTAAGGGCTGTTAAGGCATCCCACAGTGGAGCAGGGAAGATTCTTCACTGTGGACCCACCGTGGGATGTCATCATTCCTGACCCTGAGTCGGTTCCCCTCCGAGTCTCACCCAGCAACAAGCAGCCCTCCAGCCTTCAGAGGCACTGAATGAACATCGCTGCTGGGGATGCTTTTATGCTTATGTTCTTCTTCCCTCCTAATTTAAAGGGGATCTAAAAATGAAGTGTCTGGGAACCAATACACACAGCAATGAGAACTGAGATGTCAGGGTTTGCTCCAGACACAAACACAGAAGTAAAATACCGGATTGTGCAACCTGCTAACCCAGGCATTTGTGTGCTATTAGTACCCCAAAATGCAGCCCTGCCCGCTGGACTAAACTCCCATGCTCTTCACTCAGATCAGCAGGGAGAGGCCTCTTCTAGCTCCCGGGGTCCACACAATGCCCATACCCGTCCCTGTCCCCGGGGCACCTTGTCGGGCTGGGTGGGGCAGGCACACACAATCTCCGCATCTTCGGCCGAGAAGTAGTCATTCTTCAGCAAGTTGTCCACCAGACACTGAGTGTTGCGGATGTGAGTGACCAGAAGTTCCCGATTGCTTTTCAGTAATTGAATGTGGGGGTGAGACTCTGATGGGATTATTTCCATCTCACTGTGGCCCTGCTCTTCCATAGTTAAAGTAGCAAGCGGCTACTTTCCCCAAATTCATCTTCAGCTGCGTGTGTCCTCCCAGCAGAAGGGCAATCAGGATTCAGGCCCCGCCCTCCAGGGCCCCTGCTACTCTGCGCAGCCCCTGAAGAGATCAATGACATCATCAGCAAAGCAAAAGCTACAGAAAGagcccaccccacctcccactgGTCGTGGGGTTTCTCTACCTAGAGCAGGAAGGAGCCATGCTTAAGACCTTTATCTGGCCAGGCAAGTTggctcaagactgtaatcccagcgctttgggaggctgagatgggtagatAGCTTGAAGtaaggccagtagtttgagaccagcctgtgcaacatagtgagacccccatctctacaaaaataaaaaaaattagccaggcatggtggcgcacctgtagtcccagctattggggaggctaaggcaggaggatcacatgagcacaagagttcaaggctgcagtgagctatgatcacaccactgcactccagcctgggtgacagagcaaggccctgtctctaaaaaaaacttttatcttagatgcattaaagaaaaaaaatcataatttaattGTTTGCACTTGAGGGTTACATCTCTAGGGTAGGTGACCAGAGATAGccaactcttttttatttttaaatcaaaacttCTTTATTATTACTATAAAGCAAAAGTGTGCTTTGATCCTAGACTGGGATAGAGATGGAAAGgtgtttattttacataataaGGTTAACAGGGCTTGGAGGTTTCTGCATTCCCCAAG
This genomic interval from Gorilla gorilla gorilla isolate KB3781 chromosome 6, NHGRI_mGorGor1-v2.1_pri, whole genome shotgun sequence contains the following:
- the NOD1 gene encoding nucleotide-binding oligomerization domain-containing protein 1 isoform X2, which encodes MEEQGHSEMEIIPSESHPHIQLLKSNRELLVTHIRNTQCLVDNLLKNDYFSAEDAEIVCACPTQPDKVRKILDLVQSKGEEVSEFFLYLLQQLADAYVDLRPWLLEIGFSPSLLTQSKVVVNTDPVSRYTQQLRHHLGRDSKFVLCYAQKEELLLEEIYMDTIMELVGFSNESLGSLNSLACLLDHTTGILNEQGETIFILGDAGVGKSMLLQRLQSLWATGRLDTGVKFFFHFRCRMFSCFKESDRLCLQDLLFKHYCYPERDPEEVFAFLLRFPHVALFTFDGLDELHSDLDLSRVPDSSCPWEPAHPLVLLANLLSGKLLKGASKLLTARTGIEVPRQFLRKKVLLRGFSPSHLRAYARRMFPERALQDRLLSQLEANPNLCSLCSVPLFCWIIFRCFQHFRAAFEGSPQLPDCTMTLTDVFLLVTEVHLNRMQPSSLVQRNTRSPVETLHAGRDTLCSLGQVAHRGMEKSLFVFTQEEVQASGLQERDMQLGFLRALPELGPGGDQQSYEFFHLTLQAFFTAFFLVLDDRVGTQELLRFFQEWMPPAGAATTSCYPPFLPFQCLQGSGPAREDLFKNKDHFQFTNLFLCGLLSKAKQKLLRHLVPAAALRRKRKALWAHLFSSLRGYLKSLPRVQVESFNQVQAMPTFIWMLRCIYETQSQKVGQLAARGICANYLKLTYCNACSADCSALSFVLHHFPKRLALDLDNNNLNDYGVRELQPCFSRLTVLRLSVNQITDGGVKVLSEELTKYKIVTYLGLYNNQITDVGARYVTKILDECKGLTHLKLGKNKITSEGGKYLALAVKNSKSISEVGMWGNQVGDEGAKAFAEALRNHPSLTTLRLTQNELNDEVAESLAEMLKVNQTLKHLWLIQNQITAKGTAQLADALQSNTGITEICLNGNLIKPEEAKVYEDEKRIICF
- the NOD1 gene encoding nucleotide-binding oligomerization domain-containing protein 1 isoform X6, whose protein sequence is MDTIMELVGFSNESLGSLNSLACLLDHTTGILNEQGETIFILGDAGVGKSMLLQRLQSLWATGRLDTGVKFFFHFRCRMFSCFKESDRLCLQDLLFKHYCYPERDPEEVFAFLLRFPHVALFTFDGLDELHSDLDLSRVPDSSCPWEPAHPLVLLANLLSGKLLKGASKLLTARTGIEVPRQFLRKKVLLRGFSPSHLRAYARRMFPERALQDRLLSQLEANPNLCSLCSVPLFCWIIFRCFQHFRAAFEGSPQLPDCTMTLTDVFLLVTEVHLNRMQPSSLVQRNTRSPVETLHAGRDTLCSLGQVAHRGMEKSLFVFTQEEVQASGLQERDMQLGFLRALPELGPGGDQQSYEFFHLTLQAFFTAFFLVLDDRVGTQELLRFFQEWMPPAGAATTSCYPPFLPFQCLQGSGPAREDLFKNKDHFQFTNLFLCGLLSKAKQKLLRHLVPAAALRRKRKALWAHLFSSLRGYLKSLPRVQVESFNQVQAMPTFIWMLRCIYETQSQKVGQLAARGICANYLKLTYCNACSADCSALSFVLHHFPKRLALDLDNNNLNDYGVRELQPCFSRLTVLRLSVNQITDGGVKVLSEELTKYKIVTYLGLYNNQITDVGARYVTKILDECKGLTHLKLGKNKITSEGGKYLALAVKNSKSISEVGMWGNQVGDEGAKAFAEALRNHPSLTTLSLASNGISTEGGKSLARALQQNTSLEILWLTQNELNDEVAESLAEMLKVNQTLKHLWLIQNQITAKGTAQLADALQSNTGITEICLNGNLIKPEEAKVYEDEKRIICF